From one Triticum urartu cultivar G1812 chromosome 3, Tu2.1, whole genome shotgun sequence genomic stretch:
- the LOC125542565 gene encoding putative receptor-like protein kinase At3g47110, giving the protein MKVNTVEKLLLLVLVTFSAHHVVVVCSSSFLHGNVTDMLSLLDFKDAISLDPQQAFMSWNDSTHFCNWEGVLCTVKAPRRVISLNLTSRGLIGQISPSLGNLTFLHSLALTENTLTGDIPTSLGHLHRLQTLRLNNNTLQGRIPSFANCTELKVFHVAFNNLVGQFPADFPPHLQMLQVSDNNLTGTIPPSLANITTLTHITFSYNHIRGNIPSEFADLASLQYLYAAVNQLTGRFPQAILNLSTLIGLDLGPNGLSGEVPPNLCASLPNLQILVLAENFFIGNIPSSFTNASNIYDVDLSINNFTGLVPTTIGRLTKLSYLNLGQNQLQANSKQDWVFLDNLGNCTELQMFSLSSNRISGHVPSSLGNLSNQLQELYLGENQLSGDFPSGIANLCNLILLSLGANHFTGVVPEWIGTVKTLQLVDLGGNYFTGGIPSSLSNLSQLGSLYLDSNQFIGHIPPSLGTLPMLQCLDIYNNNLSGRIPMEIFKIPTLFILKLSSNSLDGQLPTDIGNAKQLVHLLLSSNKLSGDIPNTLGDCESLEDIELGSNIYSGSIPASLGNISGLKVLNLSANNLTGSIPTSLVNLQLLEKLDLSFNHLKGEVPTKGIFKNATIVRIDGNQGLCGGVLELHMLACSVMPLNSIRHKRSLMLKIITPIASMVSLAMVIFVLFLWRGKHKRNSVSLPSFATKFLKVSFKDLAKATHGFSTSNLIGRGSYSSVYQGKLVEYENEVAIKVFNLETRGAQKSFIAECNVLRNVRHRNLVHIITACSSIDSNGNDFKALVYELMPRGDLHKLLYSNRDHEGSSDWYVITMAQRISILVDVADALEYLHHNNEGTMVHCDLKPSNILLDDNMTAHVGDFGLARFKVGSTTSSQCNSSSSSVAVMGTIGYVAPEYARGGQVSTAADVYSFGVVLLEIFIRRRPTNDIFKDGLNIVKFTEISFPDRVLEMVDPQLLQELEETPVALREKGVNCLLPILNIGLCCTKSSPGERINMQEVSAKLHGIKDAYLRSSSVVSVTLAT; this is encoded by the exons ATGAAAGTGAATACAGTCGAAAAGCTACTTCTCTTGGTGTTGGTGACCTTCAGTGCACATCATGTGGTCGTCGtgtgcagctcctccttcttacATGGAAATGTCACAGATATGTTATCACTGCTTGACTTTAAGGATGCAATCAGTCTCGATCCACAACAAGCCTTCATGTCTTGGAATGATAGCACCCACTTTTGCAATTGGGAAGGTGTCTTGTGCACAGTGAAGGCTCCACGTCGTGTCATCTCTCTAAACCTTACAAGTCGAGGTTTAATAGGACAAATCTCTCCTTCACTTGGGAACCTAACATTTCTACATTCTCTAGCCCTGACAGAGAACACACTTACTGGAGACATCCCAACCTCCCTCGGTCACCTGCATCGCCTCCAAACCCTACGTCTGAATAATAACACACTGCAAggaaggataccgagttttgcaAACTGCACAGAGCTAAAGGTGTTTCATGTTGCATTTAACAATCTAGTCGGCCAATTTCCTGCTGATTTTCCTCCTCACCTTCAGATGTTGCAGGTTTCAGATAATAACCTTACTGGCACCATCCCACCTTCTCTTGCCAATATCACGACACTAACCCACATTACCTTCTCTTATAATCACATCAGGGGAAATATTCCAAGTGAGTTTGCAGATTTGGCTAGCCTGCAGTACCTGTATGCAGCTGTCAACCAGCTAACAGGCAGATTTCCACAAGCCATCTTGAATCTTTCTACTCTCATCGGCCTTGACCTTGGTCCCAATGGTCTAAGTGGAGAGGTACCACCAAATCTCTGTGCCTCTCTGCCCAATCTCCAGATACTTGTATTAGCGGAGAACTTCTTTATAGGAAACATTCCTAGTTCATTCACTAATGCTTCCAATATATATGATGTTGATTTATCAATCAACAACTTCACCGGATTGGTGCCCACCACGATTGGTAGACTTACCAAACTCTCATATTTAAATCTTGGACAAAATCAACTCCAAGCTAATAGCAAGCAAGATTGGGTGTTTTTGGACAACTTAGGTAACTGCACTGAGCTACAGATGTTCTCCCTGAGTTCGAATCGTATATCGGGGCATGTACCAAGTTCACTGGGTAACCTTTCCAATCAACTCCAAGAATTATACCTGGGAGAAAATCAACTATCAGGAGACTTTCCTTCGGGCATAGCGAACCTTTGCAACCTTATTCTGTTATCATTGGGGGCTAATCACTTTACGGGTGTGGTTCCGGAGTGGATAGGGACAGTTAAAACTTTGCAACTAGTAGATTTAGGAGGAAACTACTTCACCGGGGGTATTCCATCATCCTTGTCAAACTTGTCTCAATTAGGATCTCTATATCTTGACTCGAACCAGTTCATTGGTCATATACCACCAAGCCTCGGAACCTTACCAATGCTTCAATGTTTGGACATTTACAACAATAATCTTAGTGGTAGAATTCCAATGGAGATCTTCAAAATTCCAACACTGTTCATACTTAAATTGTCTTCCAACAGCCTTGATGGACAACTTCCTACCGACATTGGAAATGCCAAACAACTCGTACATTTGTTACTTTCATCGAACAAGCTATCCGGAGATATTCCAAACACTTTGGGTGATTGTGAAAGTTTAGAAGACATCGAGCTAGGCTCGAATATTTACAGCGGAAGTATTCCTGCTTCATTAGGCAACATAAGCGGCCTCAAAGTTTTGAATTTGTCTGCCAATAACTTAACTGGGTCAATACCAACATCTCTTGTCAACCTACAACTTCTTGAGAAACTAGATTTGTCATTCAACCATCTAAAAGGAGAGGTTCCAACAAAAGGGATATTTAAGAATGCAACTATTGTGCGGATTGATGGAAATCAGGGGCTTTGTGGTGGGGTACTAGAGTTACACATGCTAGCATGTTCTGTTATGCCTTTAAATTCAATTAGGCACAAGAGATCCCTGATGCTCAAAATAATTACTCCAATAGCCAGCATGGTGTCACTTGCTATGGTCATATTTGTTTTATTTCTTTGGAgaggaaaacacaagaggaattCTGTATCACTGCCATCATTTGCTACAAAATTTCTCAAAGTTTCTTTCAAGGACCTAGCCAAAGCAACACATGGATTCTCAACGTCCAACCTAATTGGCAGAGGGAGTTATAGTTCTGTATACCAAGGAAAACTAGTGGAATATGAAAATGAGGTCGCCATAAAAGTCTTCAACTTAGAGACAAGAGGAGCGCAAAAGAGCTTCATTGCAGAATGTAATGTGTTGAGAAATGTGCGGCACCGTAATCTGGTCCATATCATAACTGCATGCTCAAGCATCGATTCTAATGGTAATGACTTCAAGGCCCTAGTGTACGAGCTGATGCCAAGAGGAGACTTACATAAACTGCTATACTCGAACCGGGACCATGAAGGCTCTTCTGATTGGTACGTCATTACAATGGCCCAACGCATAAGCATTTTGGTGGATGTAGCAGATGCACTGGAGTACCTACACCACAACAACGAAGGCACAATGGTTCATTGTGATTTGAAGCCTAGCAACATTCTTTTGGATGACAATATGACAGCTCATGTTGGAGACTTTGGCCTGGCAAGATTCAAAGTTGGCTCAACTACATCATCTCAGTGTAATTCAAGTTCTTCTTCGGTTGCCGTAATGGGAACAATTGGATATGTTGCTCCAG AATATGCAAGAGGTGGTCAAGTTTCAACAGCCGCGGATGTTTACAGCTTTGGTGTCGTTCTCCTCGAGATATTCATTCGAAGAAGGCCAACTAATGACATATTTAAGGATGGACTGAACATTGTGAAGTTTACAGAGATTAGCTTCCCTGATAGGGTATTGGAGATGGTCGATCCCCAGCTGCTACAGGAGTTGGAGGAAACTCCAGTGGCGTTGAGGGAAAAAGGTGTAAATTGTCTGCTACCTATTCTAAACATTGGCCTTTGCTGCACCAAGTCATCTCCAGGTGAACGCATCAACATGCAGGAGGTGTCTGCCAAGCTACATGGAATCAAGGATGCATATTTGAGAAGCAGTTCTGTTGTTTCAGTAACATTAGCTACCTGA
- the LOC125542566 gene encoding probable LRR receptor-like serine/threonine-protein kinase At3g47570 isoform X2, with protein MLGFSLVRLCPLAVVALVSRPGKEELEYQYIQKKKESSAGFSTPNLIGRGRYSSVYQGKLLEDQNEVAIKVFNLEIRGAHKSFIAECNALRNVRHRNLVPILTACSSIDSKGNDFKALVYELMPRGDLHKLLYSTQDYECSSDLNLIMMAQRISIVVDVADALEYLHHNNQETMIHCDLKPSNILLDDNMTAHVGDFGLSRFKVGSTMSSLGNPNSSSVAVMGTIGYTAPEYAGGGQVSTAADVYSFGVVLLEIFVRRRPTDDMFKDGLNIVNFIEASFPGRVLEIVDPQLLQELEETPMALKEKCSECLLSMLKVGLSCTKPSPGDRINMQEVAAKLHGIKDAYFDAN; from the exons ATGCTTGGTTTCTCTCTTGTTCGCCTTTGTCCTCTGGCGGTTGTAGCTCTTGTGTCTCGGCCCGGAAAGGAGGAGCTAGAGTATCAGTATATACAGAAGAAGAAGGAATCCTCAG CAGGGTTCTCCACGCCTAATTTGATTGGTAGAGGAAGATACAGTTCTGTATACCAAGGAAAACTACTTGAAGACCAAAATGAGGTTGCCATAAAAGTCTTCAACCTAGAGATAAGAGGAGCACACAAGAGCTTCATTGCAGAATGTAATGCATTGAGAAATGTGCGACATCGCAATCTGGTCCCTATTCTGACTGCATGCTCAAGTATTGATTCTAAGGGCAATGACTTCAAGGCCCTGGTGTATGAGCTCATGCCACGTGGAGACTTACATAAGCTACTATACTCAACTCAAGACTATGAATGCTCTTCAGATTTGAACCTCATTATGATGGCTCAAAGGATAAGCATTGTGGTGGACGTGGCAGATGCACTGGAGTATCTACACCATAATAACCAAGAAACAATGATTCATTGTGATCTGAAGCCTAGCAACATTCTTTTGGATGATAATATGACAGCTCATGTTGGAGACTTTGGGCTGTCAAGATTCAAAGTTGGTTCTACAATGTCATCTCTTGGTAACCCCAACTCTTCTTCTGTTGCAGTAATGGGGACGATTGGATACACCGCTCCAG AATATGCTGGGGGCGGTCAAGTTTCAACTGCCGCGGATGTTTACAGCTTTGGTGTCGTTCTCCTCGAGATATTTGTTCGAAGAAGGCCAACGGATGACATGTTTAAGGATGGACTCAACATTGTGAACTTTATAGAGGCTAGCTTCCCCGGTAGGGTATTGGAGATTGTCGACCCCCAACTTCTACAGGAGTTGGAGGAAACTCCAATGGCCTTGAAGGAAAAATGTTCAGAATGTCTTTTGTCTATGCTAAAGGTTGGCCTTTCTTGCACCAAGCCATCTCCCGGTGATCGTATCAACATGCAGGAGGTGGCGGCCAAGCTACATGGAATCAAGGATGCTTACTTTGATGCTAACTGA
- the LOC125542566 gene encoding probable LRR receptor-like serine/threonine-protein kinase At3g47570 isoform X3, translated as MLGFSLVRLCPLAVVALVSRPGKEELEYQYIQKKKESSGFSTPNLIGRGRYSSVYQGKLLEDQNEVAIKVFNLEIRGAHKSFIAECNALRNVRHRNLVPILTACSSIDSKGNDFKALVYELMPRGDLHKLLYSTQDYECSSDLNLIMMAQRISIVVDVADALEYLHHNNQETMIHCDLKPSNILLDDNMTAHVGDFGLSRFKVGSTMSSLGNPNSSSVAVMGTIGYTAPEYAGGGQVSTAADVYSFGVVLLEIFVRRRPTDDMFKDGLNIVNFIEASFPGRVLEIVDPQLLQELEETPMALKEKCSECLLSMLKVGLSCTKPSPGDRINMQEVAAKLHGIKDAYFDAN; from the exons ATGCTTGGTTTCTCTCTTGTTCGCCTTTGTCCTCTGGCGGTTGTAGCTCTTGTGTCTCGGCCCGGAAAGGAGGAGCTAGAGTATCAGTATATACAGAAGAAGAAGGAATCCTCAG GGTTCTCCACGCCTAATTTGATTGGTAGAGGAAGATACAGTTCTGTATACCAAGGAAAACTACTTGAAGACCAAAATGAGGTTGCCATAAAAGTCTTCAACCTAGAGATAAGAGGAGCACACAAGAGCTTCATTGCAGAATGTAATGCATTGAGAAATGTGCGACATCGCAATCTGGTCCCTATTCTGACTGCATGCTCAAGTATTGATTCTAAGGGCAATGACTTCAAGGCCCTGGTGTATGAGCTCATGCCACGTGGAGACTTACATAAGCTACTATACTCAACTCAAGACTATGAATGCTCTTCAGATTTGAACCTCATTATGATGGCTCAAAGGATAAGCATTGTGGTGGACGTGGCAGATGCACTGGAGTATCTACACCATAATAACCAAGAAACAATGATTCATTGTGATCTGAAGCCTAGCAACATTCTTTTGGATGATAATATGACAGCTCATGTTGGAGACTTTGGGCTGTCAAGATTCAAAGTTGGTTCTACAATGTCATCTCTTGGTAACCCCAACTCTTCTTCTGTTGCAGTAATGGGGACGATTGGATACACCGCTCCAG AATATGCTGGGGGCGGTCAAGTTTCAACTGCCGCGGATGTTTACAGCTTTGGTGTCGTTCTCCTCGAGATATTTGTTCGAAGAAGGCCAACGGATGACATGTTTAAGGATGGACTCAACATTGTGAACTTTATAGAGGCTAGCTTCCCCGGTAGGGTATTGGAGATTGTCGACCCCCAACTTCTACAGGAGTTGGAGGAAACTCCAATGGCCTTGAAGGAAAAATGTTCAGAATGTCTTTTGTCTATGCTAAAGGTTGGCCTTTCTTGCACCAAGCCATCTCCCGGTGATCGTATCAACATGCAGGAGGTGGCGGCCAAGCTACATGGAATCAAGGATGCTTACTTTGATGCTAACTGA
- the LOC125542566 gene encoding LRR receptor-like serine/threonine-protein kinase EFR isoform X1: MKAARLLLWVLAACSAHVVICNTSISYGNETDRLSLLAFKDAIISLGPQQTFMSWNHSTHFCNWEGVLCRVKAPRRVTSLNLTSRGLVGHISPSLGNLTFMRSLVLTENTLAGEIPPSLGHLPRLQTFLLNSNMLQGRVPSFANCSKLKVMDVSKNNLVGHLHANLPLYLQVLHVWSNNLTGTIPATLANITTLTQINCQDNHIKGNIPSEFAHLSSLQHLSASANRLSGRFPQAILNLSTLTILELAANGLSGEVPPNLFTSLPDLQILFLGGNLFLGHLPSSFTNASNIQALDLSRNNFTGLMPTTIGKLTKLLSLNLENNELQAHNREDWEFLNSLGNCTELQMFSMGYNHLSGHVPSSLGNLSSQLQELYLTNNQLSGDFPSGIANLRNLIFVALGRNNFTGVVPMWIGTLKAVQVIGLFKNFFAGALPSSLSNLTQLGALYLRSNQFTGRSHTIKLWKLSNASNIGHFPQ, encoded by the coding sequence ATGAAAGCTGCCAGGTTACTTCTGTGGGTGTTGGCGGCTTGCAGCGCACATGTCGTCATCTGCAACACCTCCATCTCGTACGGAAACGAGACGGATCGGTTATCGCTGCTTGCATTCAAGGATGCAATCATCAGTCTCGGTCCACAACAAACCTTCATGTCCTGGAACCATAGCACTCACTTCTGCAATTGGGAAGGTGTCCTATGCAGGGTCAAGGCTCCACGTCGTGTCACTTCTCTAAACCTTACAAGTCGAGGTTTGGTGGGGCACATCTCTCCTTCACTTGGAAACCTAACATTCATGCGGTCTCTGGTCCTCACAGAGAACACACTCGCCGGGGAGATCCCACCCTCGCTTGGTCACCTACCTCGCCTCCAAACCTTCCTCTTGAATAGTAACATGCTACAAGGAAGGGTGCCGAGTTTCGCTAACTGCTCAAAGCTCAAGGTGATGGATGTTTCGAAAAACAACCTAGTAGGCCATCTCCATGCCAACTTGCCTCTTTACTTGCAAGTGTTGCACGTTTGGTCTAATAACCTTACTGGCACCATCCCAGCTACTCTTGCCAATATCACAACATTAACCCAAATTAACTGCCAAGATAATCACATCAAGGGAAATATCCCAAGTGAATTTGCACATTTGTCCAGCTTGCAGCACCTGTCTGCCAGTGCTAATCGGCTATCAGGAAGATTTCCACAAGCCATCTTGAATCTTTCTACTCTTACCATCCTCGAACTTGCTGCCAATGGTCTAAGTGGGGAGGTTCCACCAAATCTCTTTACCTCTCTTCCCGATCTCCAGATACTTTTCTTAGGTGGCAACTTATTTTTAGGGCACCTTCCTAGTTCATTCACCAATGCTTCCAATATACAAGCTCTCGATTTGTCAAGAAACAACTTCACAGGATTGATGCCTACCACGATTGGAAAACTTACCAAACTCTTGAGCTTGAATCTTGAAAATAATGAACTCCAAGCACATAACAGAGAAGATTGGGAGTTTTTGAATAGCTTAGGCAACTGCACGGAGCTACAAATGTTTTCCATGGGTTATAATCATCTATCAGGGCATGTACCGAGTTCATTAGGTAACCTTTCAAGTCAACTCCAGGAATTATACTTGACAAACAATCAACTATCAGGAGATTTTCCATCTGGCATAGCAAACCTTCGCAACCTGATTTTTGTAGCATTGGGACGAAATAACTTTACAGGTGTGGTTCCTATGTGGATAGGAACTCTCAAAGCTGTGCAGGTAATAGGCTTATTCAAAAACTTCTTTGCGGGAGCCCTCCCATCATCCTTGTCAAACTTGACTCAATTGGGAGCTCTCTACCTACGCTCGAACCAGTTCACCGGCCGGTCACATACCATCAAGCTTTGGAAACTTTCCAATGCTTCAAATATTGGACATTTCCCGCAATGA